A genomic window from Candidatus Kouleothrix ribensis includes:
- the cas1 gene encoding CRISPR-associated endonuclease Cas1 — protein sequence MTDVLPADQGGLELLMATLYLTEQYSLVKIEGEALRVQFPAERASKQPGKVVRVPLAKIEQVMVLGDITLTTPALHALLERRIAVHYLSARGRSYGALTADWGKNSGVRLAQYALFGDVARRFTVARQCVAGKLLNMRTTLLRYARSRDESAAIEAAAGTIRTCLRAMARLPVPGAIDPADRMHGFGPLLGFEGSASAAYYGVFGALLKGAWGFAGRVKRPPTDPINALLSFGYTVLTNQIVSLVHAVGLDPGLGVLHQPGFGKPALALDLIEAFRPIIVDSVVITMVNTGQITPQDFDAEIGAYRLQDDARRGFLEKLEARLSERVHHPVFGYQASYRRCIEIQARLFAKYAQGEIAQFVPFTVR from the coding sequence ATGACCGACGTATTACCCGCCGACCAAGGCGGACTGGAGCTACTGATGGCGACGCTCTACCTGACCGAGCAGTACAGCCTGGTGAAGATCGAGGGCGAGGCATTGCGCGTGCAATTCCCGGCCGAGCGTGCCAGCAAGCAGCCCGGCAAGGTCGTGCGCGTGCCGCTGGCGAAGATCGAGCAGGTGATGGTGCTGGGCGATATTACGCTGACCACGCCGGCCCTGCATGCGCTTCTCGAGCGCCGCATCGCCGTCCACTACCTCTCGGCGCGCGGCCGCTCGTATGGCGCGCTGACGGCCGACTGGGGCAAGAACAGCGGTGTGCGCCTGGCGCAGTACGCCTTATTTGGCGACGTGGCGCGCCGCTTCACGGTGGCGCGGCAGTGTGTGGCCGGCAAGCTGCTGAACATGCGCACGACCCTGCTGCGCTATGCGCGCAGCCGCGACGAGAGCGCCGCGATCGAGGCGGCCGCAGGCACCATCCGCACCTGCCTGCGGGCCATGGCGCGCCTGCCTGTGCCAGGTGCGATCGACCCCGCCGATCGCATGCATGGCTTTGGCCCGCTGCTTGGCTTCGAGGGCAGCGCCAGCGCGGCCTACTACGGCGTGTTTGGCGCGCTGCTCAAAGGCGCGTGGGGCTTCGCCGGCCGGGTCAAGCGCCCGCCGACCGACCCGATCAACGCGTTGCTCTCGTTCGGCTACACCGTGCTGACCAACCAGATCGTCTCGTTGGTTCACGCGGTTGGGCTCGACCCTGGGTTGGGCGTGTTGCACCAGCCGGGCTTCGGCAAGCCGGCGCTGGCGCTCGACCTGATCGAAGCCTTTCGGCCGATCATTGTCGACTCAGTCGTGATCACCATGGTCAACACCGGCCAGATCACACCCCAGGATTTCGACGCAGAGATCGGCGCGTATCGGCTGCAAGACGACGCGCGGCGCGGGTTTCTCGAGAAGCTCGAGGCGCGGCTCAGCGAGCGCGTGCATCATCCAGTGTTTGGCTACCAGGCCAGCTACCGGCGCTGTATCGAGATCCAGGCGCGGCTATTCGCCAAGTACGCGCAGGGCGAGATCGCCCAGTTCGTGCCATTCACCGTGCGCTGA
- the cas4 gene encoding CRISPR-associated protein Cas4, with amino-acid sequence MITTQPDYIPLAMINALAYCPRRFGYEFIQAEMLVNEHVLEGTLRHQGVDLGGKAWLDTAVQQRRVYVWSERLKLAGLCDLVEARAGQVYPVEYKKGKPGRWASDHAQLCAQALCLEERMGLAIAEGAIFYFATRRREPVAFTAELRAEVERLAAEAQRLAAAGTLPPPIDNRAKCRDCSLAPLCLPDEVRALSAAAADGAWEHVLTE; translated from the coding sequence ATGATTACGACCCAGCCCGACTACATCCCGCTCGCGATGATCAATGCGCTGGCCTACTGCCCCCGGCGCTTCGGCTACGAGTTCATCCAGGCCGAGATGCTGGTCAATGAGCATGTGCTCGAGGGCACCCTGCGCCACCAGGGCGTCGACCTGGGCGGCAAAGCGTGGCTCGACACGGCGGTACAACAGCGCCGCGTGTACGTCTGGAGCGAGCGGCTGAAGCTGGCCGGGCTGTGCGACCTGGTCGAAGCGCGCGCCGGCCAGGTCTACCCGGTTGAGTATAAGAAGGGCAAGCCTGGCCGCTGGGCCTCGGATCATGCGCAGCTGTGCGCGCAGGCGCTGTGCCTCGAAGAGCGTATGGGCCTGGCCATCGCCGAAGGCGCGATCTTCTACTTCGCCACGCGCCGGCGCGAGCCGGTTGCGTTTACCGCCGAGCTGCGCGCCGAGGTCGAGCGCCTGGCCGCCGAGGCCCAGCGCCTGGCGGCAGCCGGCACGCTGCCGCCGCCGATCGACAACCGCGCCAAATGCCGCGATTGCTCGCTCGCGCCGTTGTGCCTGCCCGACGAAGTGCGCGCGCTGAGTGCCGCCGCTGCCGACGGCGCCTGGGAGCACGTGCTGACAGAATGA
- the cas2 gene encoding CRISPR-associated endonuclease Cas2 — translation MAAPAEETTLYVIAYDIPDDKRRTKVHKLLCGYGAWTQYSLFECWLNRRQILELRVKLAKHLVEQRDSVRLYPLCGGCRPKVITVGSPRPHDPVTLIL, via the coding sequence ATGGCTGCGCCTGCCGAAGAAACCACGTTATACGTCATCGCCTACGACATCCCCGACGACAAGCGGCGCACCAAGGTGCATAAGCTGCTGTGCGGCTATGGCGCCTGGACGCAATACTCGCTGTTTGAGTGCTGGCTGAACCGGCGCCAGATCCTCGAGCTGCGGGTCAAACTCGCGAAGCACCTGGTCGAGCAGCGCGACAGCGTGCGCTTGTATCCACTCTGCGGCGGGTGCCGGCCGAAGGTAATCACCGTGGGTAGCCCGCGCCCGCACGACCCGGTGACACTCATTCTTTGA